A section of the Alligator mississippiensis isolate rAllMis1 chromosome 8, rAllMis1, whole genome shotgun sequence genome encodes:
- the MAP2K7 gene encoding dual specificity mitogen-activated protein kinase kinase 7 isoform X2: protein MAASSLEQKLSRLEAKLKQENREARRRIDLNLEISPARARPTLQLPLANDGSSRSSSSESSPQHHTPPVRPRHMLGLPQPPFLMHRSMESIEIDQKLQEIMKQTGYLTIGGQRYQAEINDLENLGEIGSGTCGQVWKMRFKKTGHIIAVKQMRRSGNKEENKRILMDLDVVLKSHDCPYIVQCFGTFITNTDVFIAMELMGTCAEKLKKRIQGPIPERILGKVTVAIVKALFYLKEKHGVIHRDVKPSNILLDERGQIKLCDFGISGRLVDSKAKTRSAGCAAYMAPERIDPPDPTKPDYDIRADVWSLGISLVELATGQFPYKNCKTDFEVLTKVLQEDPPLLPNNMGFSVDFQSFVKDCLTKDHRKRPKYNKLLEHNFIKRFETLEVDVASWFKDVMAKTESPRTSSILSQHHLPFFTR, encoded by the exons ccctgcagctgccgcTGGCCAACGATGGCAGCAGCCGGTCATCGTCGTCGGAGAGCTCGCCTCAGCACCACACACCCCCTGTGCGGCCTCGCCATATGCTGGGGCTGCCTCAGCCGCCTTTTCTCATGCACCGCAGCATGGAGAG CATAGAAATCGATCAGAAGCTGCAGGAGATCATGAAGCAGACGGGCTACCTCACCATCGGGGGGCAG CGGTACCAAGCAGAAATCAATGACCTGGAGAACCTGGGTGAGATCGGGAGTGGGACCTGCGGGCAGGTGTGGAAGATGAGGTTCAAGAAGACAGGGCACATCATTGCTGTGAAG CAAATGCGTCGCTCGGGTAACAAAGAAGAGAACAAGAGGATCCTGATGGACCTTGATGTAGTACTCAAGAGCCACGATTGCCCCTACATTGTTCAGTGCTTTGGGACCTTCATCACTAAT ACGGATGTTTTCATTGCCATGGAGCTGATGGGCACCTGCGCAGAGAAGCTGAAGAAGCGGATCCAGGGGCCCATCCCCGAGAGGATCCTGGGAAAGGTCACAGTGGCA ATCGTCAAGGCCCTCTTCTACCTGAAGGAGAAACACGGTGTCATCCACCGTGACGTCAAACCCTCCAACATCCTCCTGGATGAGCGGGGCCAGATCAAGCTTTGTGACTTCGGAATCAGTGGCCGCCTTGTCGACTCCAAGGCCAAGACCCGCAGTGCTGGCTGCGCCGCATACATGGCG CCTGAACGAATAGACCCTCCTGACCCCACGAAGCCCGACTATGACATCCGGGCAGATGTGTGGAGCTTGGGAATCTCCTTG GTGGAGCTGGCGACCGGGCAGTTTCCCTACAAGAACTGCAAGACAGACTTCGAGGTCCTCACCAAGGTCCTGCAGGAAGACCCACCCCTTTTGCCCAACAACATGGGCTTTTCCGTGGACTTCCAGTCCTTTGTTAAAGACTG CCTTACTAAAGATCACAGGAAGCGACCAAAGTACAACAAGCTACTT GAACACAACTTCATCAAGCGCTTCGAGACGCTGGAGGTGGACGTGGCCTCGTGGTTTAAGGATGTCATGGCCAAGACAGAGTCACCACGAACCAGCAGCATTCtcagccagcaccacctgcccttCTTCACCAGGTAG